Proteins encoded within one genomic window of Rhinoderma darwinii isolate aRhiDar2 chromosome 5, aRhiDar2.hap1, whole genome shotgun sequence:
- the MRPL32 gene encoding large ribosomal subunit protein bL32m, producing the protein MAIPGVPAGGVFNLLLRCCLRAEQSLLRALGVQPLHPALAVQAPVSFPSEKSDEDATDDVPRFLDSIFWMAAPKSRRTIEVNRCRRRNPNKLLKEKNNIDTCPECGHLKLKHVLCGFCYERVRYETHLIRKEIRAVEGGPFKAPTVETVVLYEGEKPRTEDEGKRIIEQKRKRPSWFSY; encoded by the exons ATGGCGATACCCGGTGTACCGGCAGGAGGTGTTTTTAACCTGCTTCTGAGATGTTGTTTGCGGGCAGAACAAAGTCTGCTACGAGCTCTAGGAGTGCAGCCTCTACATCCGG CTCTAGCTGTCCAGGCTCCAGTGTCCTTCCCCTCAGAGAAGTCTGATGAAGATGCCACTGATGATGTGCCTCGTTTTCTGGATAGCATCTTTTGGATGGCTGCTCCTAAATCCAGAAGAACGATCGAAGTAAATCGCTGCCGAAGAAGGAATCCTAATAAACTTTTGAAAGAGAAG AATAACATTGACACATGTCCAGAATGCGGGCACCTGAAACTGAAACATGTTCTGTGTGGATTCTGCTATGAAAGAGTTCGCTATGAAACGCATCTCATCAGGAAGGAAATACGAGCTGTGGAAGGGGGACCTTTCAAAGCCCCCACTGTGGAAACGGTGGTTCTCTATGAAGGTGAAAAGCCACGTACTGAAGATGAGGGGAAGAGGATTATTGAGCAGAAACGGAAACGCCCATCATGGTTCTCCTATTGA